A part of Hippopotamus amphibius kiboko isolate mHipAmp2 chromosome 16, mHipAmp2.hap2, whole genome shotgun sequence genomic DNA contains:
- the LOC130838208 gene encoding vomeronasal type-1 receptor 4-like — protein MPRNQGEVILTTILLLQMVVGALANVILFFLNISPIWLGHKQRPTQTILTHMVVANLLILLSPGIPHIMAAFASGNPISGLGCKVVYFTQRVAHSTTLCSTCVLSTYQSITLIPRRQEWMMLRGRVPKVIGPSCCTCWIFSLLMHIYVPVGVTGPQDTNNYTDTQGRWFCSTSARKAGFVYLWSISDAVFIGLMVWSSGSTVLLLHRHHQRMQCIRTPAGQHKCPPETRAAHTILMLVVTFVIFYVLDCILAFYIAAVLDLRLWLLHTANILASCFPSFSPLLLIFRDPKTPRFCSWGEVVNT, from the coding sequence ATGCCGAGAAACCAAGGGGAGGTGATCCTGACCACCATCTTGCTGTTACAGATGGTGGTTGGGGCTCTGGCCAATGtcatccttttcttcctcaaCATCTCTCCCATCTGGCTTGGCCACAAGCAGAGACCCACACAGACGATCCTCACCCACATGGTTGTGGCCAAtctcttgattcttctctcccCTGGGATTCCCCACATAATGGCAGCTTTTGCTTCAGGCAACCCCATCTCTGGTCTAGGGTGTAAAGTTGTATATTTTACACAGAGAGTGGCTCACAGCACcaccctgtgctccacctgtgtCCTGAGCACCTATCAGTCCATCACCCTCATCCCCAGGAGACAGGAGTGGATGATGCTCAGAGGAAGAGTCCCCAAGGTCATTGGTCCTTCCTGCTGCACCTGCTGGATATTCAGTTTATTAATGCACATCTATGTCCCTGTAGGAGTCACTGGTCCCCAGGACACAAACAACTATACTGATACCCAAGGCAGGTGGTTCTGCTCCACCTCAGCTCGTAAAGCAGGCTTTGTCTACTTGTGGTCCATCTCTGATGCCGTGTTTATTGGCCTCATGGTCTGGTCCAGTGGCTCCACGGTGCTTCTCCTGCACAGACACCACCAGAGAATGCAGTGTATTCGCACCCCCGCTGGGCAGCACAAATGCCCCCCTGAGACCAGAGCCGCCCACACCATCCTGATGCTGGTGGTCACCTTTGTCATCTTCTACGTGCTGGATTGCATTTTGGCTTTTTATATCGCTGCCGTTTTAGACTTGCGCCTGTGGTTGCTGCATACCGCGAACATTCTGGCTTCCTGTTTCCCCTCGTTTAGCCCCCTCCTGCTGATCTTCAGGGATCCTAAAACTCCTCGGTTCTGCTCTTGGGGTGAAGTGGTAAACACGTAG